ACGGAAAGGTGATACTGATCAGGGAAGTGTTTGAGCCGGAATATCTGCATGCAGAGGCGAAAGAAATAAGCATATTCATGTCTCCCCTCGATGTGCATGTCAACCGCGCTCCCTGTGACGGCAGGGTCATTGCGGTCAGATACTCGCCCGGAAAATATATGGCAGCCTACAGGGATGAGGCTTCGCTGCAGAACGAAAATATCGTTATGCATCTTGCGGGAGATGACGGGCAGGTACTGGTCAGGCAGGTTGCCGGTTTTGTGGCAAGGAGGGCGGTCTGCAGGGCAAAAGAAGGCGATCTGCTGGCTCGAGGGGAGAGGTATGGCATCATAAAGTTCAGTTCACGGCTCGATGTGTATCTCCCGAAAGACGTTGTATTAAAGGTGAAAACCGGGGACAGGGTAAAAGCAGGGGAATCTGTTATCGCAGTGAAGAACTAAGGAGGAAAAGACATGAGTGAAGGGCCGGAAGGGGCCATTTTACAGAGGGACAAAAAGACCTATGCAATCGTTCCGAGGATTCCGATGGGTGTCCTGACACCTGAAATCCTCGAAACCCTCGCGAGCGTTGCGCGCAAATACAATGTCCGCATTATCAAGATAA
The window above is part of the Nitrospirota bacterium genome. Proteins encoded here:
- a CDS encoding phosphatidylserine decarboxylase family protein; translated protein: MIRFAPEGYPFILGSFLLAVIASVFLIWALRTGSHGITFYSTLSAFCIFFLGTFFMAYFFRDPERAIPQGKSVFVSPADGKVILIREVFEPEYLHAEAKEISIFMSPLDVHVNRAPCDGRVIAVRYSPGKYMAAYRDEASLQNENIVMHLAGDDGQVLVRQVAGFVARRAVCRAKEGDLLARGERYGIIKFSSRLDVYLPKDVVLKVKTGDRVKAGESVIAVKN